The Deltaproteobacteria bacterium genome contains a region encoding:
- a CDS encoding ABC transporter ATP-binding protein: MPQTSAILLERVCKRYGTGPQAVEALSDVSLRVAPEEFLSIIGPSGCGKSTLLNLIAGIDTPTSGRVWVAGHELAKLSDDARSDLRLQRIGFVFQSFNLFPTFTAEENVTWPLEFLGVHWREARERADATLAEVGLENGTRKRRPAQLSGGEQQRVAIARALVTKPRLLVADEPTGNLDSRTGQSILDLLRFLNKEEHLSIVLVTHSSVAASYGHRIVELQDGRILRESTPSLAAVAGV; encoded by the coding sequence ATGCCGCAGACCTCCGCCATCCTGCTCGAACGAGTGTGCAAACGCTACGGCACCGGTCCACAAGCCGTCGAGGCGTTGAGCGACGTGAGCCTGCGGGTGGCCCCTGAGGAGTTTCTCTCCATCATTGGCCCGAGCGGCTGCGGCAAGAGCACGCTGCTCAATCTGATCGCAGGGATCGATACCCCGACCAGCGGTCGCGTCTGGGTGGCGGGCCACGAGTTGGCGAAACTGTCCGACGACGCGCGCAGCGACTTGCGCTTGCAGCGCATTGGATTCGTGTTTCAGAGTTTCAATCTGTTTCCCACCTTCACCGCCGAAGAGAACGTCACGTGGCCGCTCGAATTCCTCGGCGTCCACTGGCGGGAAGCGCGCGAACGAGCCGACGCCACGCTGGCGGAAGTTGGTTTGGAGAACGGGACCCGCAAGCGGCGCCCGGCCCAGCTCTCCGGCGGCGAACAGCAACGCGTCGCCATCGCGCGGGCGCTGGTGACCAAGCCGCGCCTGCTGGTGGCCGACGAGCCCACCGGCAATCTCGACTCCCGCACCGGCCAATCTATCCTCGATCTCTTGCGCTTCCTCAACAAGGAAGAACATCTGAGCATCGTGCTGGTCACTCACAGCTCGGTGGCGGCCAGTTACGGGCATCGAATCGTGGAACTGCAAGACGGGCGCATCCTGCGCGAGAGCACGCCGAGCCTTGCCGCCGTGGCCGGCGTCTAG